GGAAGTGATGAGCCTGGCACCGAAGCATGTCCGAATGGCCACTTCTATTGTACATTTGAATCTAATCATAGACATGGTACGTAATCTCATATTACTGAATCGTCTTATACACACGTGTTTGTATTCATTTTATGCTGACGATgtttgtttttccaatttcataGCTCTACCAATACCGTCGGGTAGAGTAAACGATGGGATATGTGATTGTTGCGATGGATCGGACGAATGGAAGAAAATACAATGGTCGTTCACTGGTCCGTGTGTAAAAAGTTGTTGAACTTTCTTACTTCGAAAGACTGCTTCTATAAGAAAATCATATCGATGATGAAGTAACATCAGAAATCAACTGATGAACGGAATAGTTAccaaataattgaataattttgtagcGTTATAATCGTTTTTTAACGTGATTTTTACGTCGGTGAATCCTATTTTTACTCGTAAGTTATCTCAGTTTGATCATTCAGTATTACTCGAAGTTTaaacgaaagcaaaaattttatacctcTGGTTCATACCTGCGTATTTCGTCTCTTatgtatttatctatttttaaaatgtgatgtCAGAGGAGAACTTTCAGTACACGATACGTAAGATTATAATTTTAGTTTATcgcgaataataaaaattcattattatacACTATTGTTAATTTTTACTTCCAAATTCGCAATACAAGCTGTCGtaatacttcatttttattaatttcagtttcgtaatttcgtttattttagaatcgatttttttccaggGAATTCAAAACGTGTAAGTTTTTCGCTCGGGCGAAAATTTAATGAACAAGTTGTAGGTAATTATTTCCTGAGACAAATCAAAGGCGATAATTTCTTTAGTAATTAGTTTATACATATAAAACGATTATATTTCGATTATTGGTTTTTTCGATTGCGtgatattttataattaaacgtagttaatttgaagaatttgcaTTTAAAGAAGTAAAAAGTTAAAGGAAAAGTAATTTCAAACTAAGTTCAAAGATATTTTCGTCTTTGAACCGAACACCGTATAAAAGTAGAATCAAACATGCTAACCTTTGAGCAATTTCGTTTCACTTACGGTAAAGTGAATCTGCAAAAGAATAATTTCCCATTCGAAcgtgattttcacattttcatcgTTATAACGCGAACGGCAACAAAATGCTAAACTGTCAGCAATTTTAATGCAAACTGTAATCGAACTTTTTTTcgtataaatacctatttaaaaaataaagatatACGCTTCGTCGAAGCCACCACACCGAACTACTCGTGCAAAAGAAACTCAACtttattgaaataaaacacgttaatttaaaaacatcTATGATCTTAACActcttaaaaaaaatagaacacgaatacaaaaaaatattttccacgTTATCACATAGgttgaaattctttcaaaacttgaaaatggttttgCAAAGAGGGcggatcatttttaaaatgtaatttacgATAAATCCTggcttggaaatttttcaaagtttttgcgAACAATTCTTCTTCTTTGCCAATCCACGGTCTTCTTTCATCGTTAACTTGGTACGGTGTAACGTGCACAAAAACATTTATCCCTGGAACAAGTATTATACGACAAACATTCGgataaaattgttttcatattAACGTTTTAAGCTcgagcaaacaaaaaaaaatatatatatttcaTTTTCCCCACATGACAACCTTAACGCTGCACGTACCTAATTTCGCCAAAGTTTGCAACAAACTTTGGTTAGTAATCCACGTGTTATTCTTGCCGGCGTGGCCTCCGTCTAAAAAATACATCGACGAAATTTTACGTATAATATCCACCATTACTGGTTGAGATTGCGAATTCTCGTCGGCGAAATGAAATTCGTGTAAGAGCTGATTCAAAACCACACAACCTTTACTGAAACCTATTAAACTTAGACGAGCTTCTTCGTAACGTGTACCTTCGAGATCAGAActataaaatacataattacgATTAGCAGTAtcttcaagtacctacgtaaacgtATCTAGGTAACTACTCGTCTCGTAAGGAATTTAAtgataaaaaactaaaacaaaaaaaaacatggcaaTAACCTTAGTCGTTTTATTTTCCCCCTCATTATCTTACTTCTGCATCTAGGTACTATCATGTATCTTTATATTATTCGTAgctctcgagaaaaaaattacagttagCTTTTTGGACCACACCTAGAGTTCTtacagtaggtattttataatttcattttaggaatgacattttttttcaaatcaagtaaCTAATTAGTAGTCATATAAAACATAAGCAATTCTGTTAAAgtaagcaataattttttaaaatttgcaaaaaagatataggtaggtgatttcaattaaaaattcaagatcaatttacaatttcaactgctgatgtattttttcaagttcttttaaTTTAGCTGTGTCCTGTTCATAGAATTTTCTACCATTTGAGATCCCTTCTTTGTAAGGGTAAAGTTCCCACATCACACGCAGTAATATTTTACATCTTTTAACCCTTTTTCGCCATTCTACCAAAAATCCGTACTCATCTGAAATTACCGCTTAATTTAATCCACACAGCCCGTGTGATGTTTTTATAATTCGTACCTATGCTTTTTGCTCTTTCAAATCGATAAACCGTATTACCCAGCTAAACACTTGATATCTAAAAAGCAATTGCAAAATACCAAACAACCAGATCGTTTGCAAAGGTAGGAATTTAACGAGCGCTAGCGTGTTTTTACTACCCTTACATTTAGTACAACGTGTACCATTCCACACTATGCCATGCCATACCATACTAttcgtataaaaataatttcacttaCGTTTGCACAGCCGTCGACAAGCTTACGAGTAGTTCATTTAAATGCATTAAAGCTCCATGATTCGAAACAAACTTCGGTATTCCGTAGCTTTGACTAGGGACAAAATTATCGTAACAGCTAAACGTACCGTGAtcgtatctaaaaaaaaaaaaaaaaaaaaagaaaaaaaggaaattaaaaataaaattctaggAATAAAATGTCTCGTTACATgaattatacttttttaaaaaaaaatgttgtactcaTATTAAATGTACTGCACATAGGTAATTTATGGGTAGGTAGTAATAGATGATGACGAGTGAGTACCTAATTAGGCTTTGGtggaaaatttgagattttttactattattttaGCAACCCCTTGAGGCCATGATGCACTATTCTCGTGTACACAAACTTACCTatctgttgaattttcaaaggaCATCATAAAATATTCAACGACTACACGATGTCACGCCATTATTGTTAAAGGTACTTCTGTTACCAGTCAAAATccacattttcatttactttacAATTTACAAGACAtaaattatccattttttatCGTCTATTCTTTCATTACAGGTAAGTACGTgtaatttaattaataatacaataagtaggtattaccaACGCTCAATTTACGCCGACAagttaataaaattcaattcgaatgGTATAAGCTAAGCTCAAATGCAGACAGGTAAGTATATTATTTGAAGataaactaggtaggtatctttcTTTTGAACTACTGTATGCACGCGAAATAAAAGGTAGAGAAAGAGAAACGTTTCGTATACGTACGAAAGATGCATTAAACCACCCAACCGTATTTCATATCCTTTTAATACTCAtcctttaaaattttactcgagaAAACACATAACAAGTATAAAATTACTCCTTTGTATCCTTTAATGTAATATTGACGGTATTTTTGATTTAAGAGATATACCtactataatatatttttattttataatgcATTTTATCTACACTTATCTGGAAAACATGGCGAATAAATTGCACTTTCATCATAAAGCTATAAAATGCTTAAAGTAAAATAGGTCTTTTCTATAACGGATGGCTAAGTTTATTAGAGGTATATACGAGACGCGAACGTATCATCATCATTAACCAGTATATGTACAGCGtagtactcgtacgagtatatagtCGTAGGATATTAAGTTGCAGCCGAGGATGAGACGTGGTAACCATAGAGTCCTTGGAGCGTGCTTAATTTTAATGGAGAACTTTCTTGCTAGCTTGCTGTCAAATTTATAACAGCTCACGAATCAAAATGAAGAACACTTTTCACCCTACAATATTCTTCCGCGTGTAGTTTCTTTAAAATTACCACCAACTAAAAGTTAAGCGTCGAGAATCCGGTGTAAAAGGTGTTTTCATCAATTCGCATCGTATATTCTGACAGCCTACAGGATGATAGCCTATACCCTTTGGTttggaaatttatcatttttgtataataaataggtacgtcTTCTATTTTCGTgtgaattaagtacctactgtttacctacgtacatacctacctaattttagaaaatgtgattttcataaaattttgggCCGAGCCAAGACAAAACAGAACGGAAAGAATTGTATTATCAAAAGTATACGAGAAAAACTTCATTCAAATACCTACACGTGCTATagttatttctcaaaaatttcagttaattttcttaaaaattaccagttcataatttaccaaaaactacctaCCATACCGGTGATTTACCGCATAAATTAccataccagtaatttactaaactTTACTATACCAGTacctaatttacaaaaaaatttcagttatttttcaaacattaccgGGTAATTTCTTAAAAGCTCTCAAGTTATTGACGACCCATCTGTCTGTATGGATTCCCAAACTCTTTCTGTCTGCCTGTCGACCTCTTGGCCAATTTGTCTGATTTTCTAAGattattgacccgtctgtctagCTTTCCGAAGTCGTATGTTGGCCTGTCTTAAATCTCAAGGTCGTTGACCCTTATGTCTAGCTTTCCGAGGTCGTTTGTCTGTCCTGTCCGTCAGTTAATCTGCCTGTCTTCTAACTGCTCAAGGTCATTGGCCCTtgtgtctggcttcccaaggtagTCTGTATTCCTGTATGTAGCATATCAAGGGCATTGACCCCGACTGTCTGGCTTccttaggtcattgacccaacTGTCTAGCTTTCCGAGGTcgtttgtctgtctgtctgtctgtctgtctgtctgtcaaTCTGCCTGTCTTCTAATTGCTCAAAGGCCACTGGCCTTtgtgtctggcttcccaaggtagTCTGTATTCCTGTATGTAGCATATCAAGGGCATTGACCCCTTTCGGCTGgcttcctaaggtcattgaGGTTGTCTGCCTGTCTGTATGTatcctctcaaggtcattgatctcTCTGTCTAGCTTTCCGATATTGTCTGCCTGTCTATCTGTAGCCCATCAAGGTCATTGCCCCTTCTGGctggctttccaaggtcattgacatcTCTGGTTGGTTTTCCAAGGTCATTGGCCTCTCTGGCTGGCTTTTCGAGTCCGTCTGTATTTCTGTCTGGCcttccaaggtcattgacccacctgTCTGACTTTCCAAGGCTGCCTGTATTCGTGTCTGGCTATCTTCCCGAGGTCATCTGGATTCCTGTCTAACcttccaaggtcattgacccaccgGTATGACTTTTCGAGGTCGTCTGCCAGCCTATGGTTTTTTTcgctcaagaaaaaaaaaagtctgccAAAATATCaggaagtcatttttgaaaggtttaacataatttttgcaatttgttggttttttcaaagtAGTTAGATACttaaaatttatacaaaatgtCATATGATAGGTAGTGTACTTCGGTGTTaccattttttgatgtttttaaacgTCTAACTAGTCAAACATTGTATGTATAATGTGAGGAATttatctcaacttttttcaagttcttgaaaattgaaagtcaaaaaaataagcaaGGTATTTTGTTCAGTACTAAGTTTGGTATTCGGCAATGTctaaattttcctaaatttttttccaagttgtcaaaagcccaaaaaaataatacctaataaatCAAATATTTAGGTAATCacttaaaataatttaaaattgatcaattttttccaagtttttaaaagtctgacgtCTGACATAATAATTATCAGAAACTCAGGATGTTTCGAGTTTTCGAAAGTCAGCGTTTTAAAATTCAGCGTGACGCGGATTGGTCAGACCCAACGCTCAAAAAACACATCCAATGTCAAGAATTCCCTGTAAggctgtaatttaccaaaaatttctagtaatttaccaaagattaccATTCCAAACTCCagtaatttatccaaaaattaattacccatCATTAGATATaggtagtttaccaaaaattactaataataATCAGGGATagaaagctagccaaaagctaaaagctgaaagccaaaggaagtttgggatttttgaaggCTAAAAGCTGTAgccaaaagcttcattttttcagatttctttcaggtttttacctttttttttgcatgtttctctggtttagtttcagtttcaattttttttacctaattatATTATAGCTTTATAGCCATTTGCCATTTTCctgatttttgttgttgttgttgttgtgagTATCCATGCCCCATGGTGTTTTTTTCTATATTGTAGCAAtgtgtgaaaatattaaaagccaaaagttgaaagccaaaagctaaGTAACAGCCGAAAGCCAATTTATGGAAGCTAAAAGCTAGTCATTAGAaagtttcattaatttgaagAGCCAAAAGCTAAAGTCTCATCTgttagctttccatccctgatAATAACTCATCAAAAGTTttcagtaattcaccaaaaattatccagggatgaaaagccttaaaacaAAACTTTAGCTTTCGGCTtctagcttgaaatttcaaaattaaaacttttggctttagctttcggctatctcgatttttacGGCTTGCTATAGCCAAACTTTcggcttccaatggctttccctcatattttcaatttaacagctgctttcagctatatttcattaagcttttagctttaaacttttggctttaagcttttgattgactttaaacttttagctgatacaccatcaatttacaaaaaaaaaggaatcaaaattagatcaggtacattgatgattgatttcataattagtgatagtgAAGAACTttcattgctagaattattttctttttttccatttcattaaattgcattaaaataaaattgaacgaaatttttttcattttttttgttttttctgaattttagagaattcaattctgcaaaaaagcctttgaaaaagccaaaaaaagtgaaacttttggctaacttttggctagcttttggcttggaaaaaatgaaacttccgaagtaatttaccaaaaattactataccagtaatttaccaaaaattaccataccagtaatttaccaaaaattatcataccAGTAAtggcagtaatttaccaaaaattaccaaaccgttacttccccaaaaattaccagtaaattaacgaaaaatttccatatgCAAACAATTGCTCACCATTGGAaatcgaattattttctcaacGTTCTCGGATCTTGAAACTTGGACCAAGCAAGTATAGCACAATTGCGTAGAGATGcatgtagatacctacctaccttattcTCTAAAATAGGTAATATTGGAAATTCATTAAATTGGAGCATGCATTCATCATGAATTCATGACTATTTTCGCgtcaaaatgaatatttttgatgttaggcacattcaaaaaatcaaatttgagttcACAAAATAATTCAGATCTTCCTC
The sequence above is a segment of the Planococcus citri chromosome 3, ihPlaCitr1.1, whole genome shotgun sequence genome. Coding sequences within it:
- the LOC135841414 gene encoding mitochondrial protein C2orf69 homolog; translated protein: MALQGCNRLITVPFILLNATSRHQHVLFVRKKIPSDNNELVVFFGGDIQDFAESMKSDPNKKEFVNWSLENVGELLYHKFPNSDILAVRPCRYDHGTFSCYDNFVPSQSYGIPKFVSNHGALMHLNELLVSLSTAVQTSDLEGTRYEEARLSLIGFSKGCVVLNQLLHEFHFADENSQSQPVMVDIIRKISSMYFLDGGHAGKNNTWITNQSLLQTLAKLGINVFVHVTPYQVNDERRPWIGKEEELFAKTLKNFQARIYRKLHFKNDPPSLQNHFQVLKEFQPM